A single region of the Acidobacteriota bacterium genome encodes:
- the miaB gene encoding tRNA (N6-isopentenyl adenosine(37)-C2)-methylthiotransferase MiaB, with protein MERFYIETWGCQMNELDSQRMAGQLMQQGLLPTRELQQADLILLNSCSVREKAAQKSYSRLGEYRLLKRERSKLRIGFCGCVAQQEGEEALRRNPDIDFVVGTGRVGEIGSVIERSRRGERVLAVGFPEERPYDFEAVSRDTVHKGMVTIIEGCNKRCTFCVVPNTRGPERCRPMAEILREIEHLIDYGFVEVELLGQTVNHWREPARPLGSGRSLDFADLLNEVAVLPGLKRLRFVTSYPRDFTDEMVAAVASHTNISPYLHLPVQSGSNRVLKRMGRGYRVEEYLGLVARLRAARDGLALSTDLIVGFPGETDEDFRRTLDLVESVRFASVFAFKYSPRPHTAAIRLPAADEVPREVADERLQRVFAVQSAIQRELNEELVGRKFDLLVTGWSRRPGHQAGRTDCHRIVHFPVEGEPVRAGALTRIRTLEAYDHSLLGELVDGSGVGCPA; from the coding sequence GTGGAGCGCTTCTACATCGAGACTTGGGGCTGCCAGATGAACGAGCTGGACAGCCAGCGCATGGCGGGCCAGTTGATGCAGCAGGGCCTGCTGCCGACGCGCGAGCTGCAGCAGGCGGATCTGATTCTGCTGAACTCCTGCTCAGTGCGCGAGAAGGCCGCTCAGAAGTCCTACTCCCGGCTGGGGGAGTACCGGTTGCTGAAGCGGGAACGGTCGAAGCTCCGGATTGGTTTCTGCGGTTGCGTCGCGCAGCAGGAGGGCGAAGAAGCCCTGAGGCGCAACCCCGACATCGACTTCGTTGTCGGTACCGGCCGGGTCGGCGAGATCGGATCCGTGATCGAGCGCAGCCGGCGTGGTGAGCGCGTCCTTGCGGTCGGGTTTCCCGAGGAGCGGCCGTATGACTTCGAGGCCGTCAGCCGGGACACGGTCCACAAGGGGATGGTCACGATCATCGAGGGTTGCAACAAGCGCTGCACGTTCTGCGTGGTGCCGAACACTCGTGGCCCCGAGAGGTGTCGGCCGATGGCCGAGATTCTGCGCGAGATCGAGCACCTGATCGACTACGGTTTCGTCGAGGTGGAGCTGCTTGGCCAGACGGTGAACCACTGGCGCGAGCCGGCGCGGCCCCTCGGAAGCGGCCGAAGTCTGGACTTCGCCGACCTGCTGAACGAGGTCGCGGTGCTGCCGGGCCTGAAGCGATTGCGGTTCGTGACCTCCTACCCGCGCGACTTCACCGACGAGATGGTCGCCGCCGTCGCCAGCCACACCAACATTTCGCCTTACCTGCATCTTCCGGTGCAGTCAGGCTCGAACCGCGTTTTGAAGCGCATGGGGCGCGGCTACAGGGTGGAGGAGTATCTCGGTCTGGTCGCGCGGCTTCGTGCCGCCCGCGACGGGTTGGCGCTGTCCACGGATCTCATCGTCGGTTTTCCGGGAGAGACCGACGAGGACTTTCGGCGTACCCTGGACCTGGTTGAGAGCGTGCGCTTCGCCTCCGTGTTCGCCTTCAAGTACAGCCCCAGACCGCATACCGCCGCCATCCGGTTGCCCGCGGCGGACGAGGTTCCCCGGGAAGTCGCCGACGAGCGGCTCCAGCGCGTTTTCGCGGTCCAGTCGGCCATCCAGCGCGAGCTGAACGAGGAGCTCGTCGGAAGGAAGTTCGATCTTCTGGTCACCGGCTGGAGCAGGCGTCCGGGTCATCAGGCCGGACGAACCGACTGTCACCGGATCGTCCATTTCCCGGTCGAAGGCGAGCCGGTCAGGGCCGGTGCATTGACGCGGATTCGGACTCTCGAGGCCTACGACCACTCGCTGCTCGGCGAGTTGGTGGATGGGTCTGGCGTAGGATGCCCGGCATGA
- the ptsP gene encoding phosphoenolpyruvate--protein phosphotransferase gives MSQTNSPKTQETLQGAAAAPGVAIGPAVCLRGHGVEVLRVPIQTSDLDREVERFRASVRTVEAELEATENRIAETFGTDLASIFHAHSVILRDSSFARRIDQTIYSDRVNAEWAVQAVADDLGEKFAQVKSQHLRERGEDLRDVTRYLLRALAGKRSSPGIGKDFDHSVVVVSHELTPDEVLRLGRRGAVGFAIEVGGANSHTAIVSRALDVPLVTGIVDITNRVADDDPVIVDGEDGRLTLHPTPETLDRYRNLQRRRRQSEEALSSAARDLPARTVDGAEVELLANVELPEELDDVRRFGASGIGLYRSEFLVLDKTPAELPSEEEHVGVVRQLLKALAPQPVVVRTLDLGGGKVARGLVPQDEENPVLGQRGIRLTLARADVFRTQLRALFRAASFGNLRILAPMVTAVEEIRELRRLCDDVCAELEAEGAQHRRHVQLGAMVEVPAAVLIARQLAAEVDFLSIGTNDLIQYTLAVDRTNEHVADLYQPLHPAVLRMIQLVVEAGRRQQVPVALCGEIAASPECVPLLLGLGLRQLSMSPRGIPRVKEVVRSLDICDAEELARRCVAASTAEEVGDLLGESGAAVAHHRVPVRIG, from the coding sequence ATGAGCCAGACGAACAGCCCGAAAACGCAGGAGACGCTCCAGGGCGCCGCCGCCGCTCCGGGAGTGGCTATCGGCCCCGCGGTCTGCCTTCGCGGCCACGGTGTAGAGGTCCTGCGGGTACCGATCCAGACGAGCGACCTGGACCGCGAGGTGGAGCGCTTCCGCGCCTCGGTCCGCACCGTGGAGGCCGAACTCGAGGCCACCGAGAACCGGATCGCCGAGACCTTCGGCACCGATCTGGCGTCCATCTTTCATGCCCACTCCGTGATCCTTCGGGACTCGTCGTTCGCTCGGCGCATCGACCAGACGATTTACAGCGATCGGGTCAATGCGGAGTGGGCCGTGCAGGCGGTGGCTGACGACCTGGGAGAGAAGTTCGCCCAGGTCAAGAGCCAGCACCTGCGCGAGCGGGGCGAGGATCTTCGCGACGTGACCCGCTATCTGTTGCGGGCGCTGGCGGGGAAGAGGTCCTCGCCCGGCATCGGCAAGGACTTCGACCACAGCGTCGTCGTCGTCAGCCACGAGCTGACTCCAGACGAAGTGTTGCGCCTGGGACGCCGCGGGGCGGTTGGATTCGCGATCGAGGTCGGAGGCGCAAACTCGCACACCGCCATCGTTTCGCGCGCGCTGGACGTGCCCCTGGTCACCGGCATCGTCGACATCACGAACCGCGTCGCCGACGATGATCCCGTGATCGTGGACGGGGAGGACGGACGTCTCACCCTGCACCCGACGCCGGAGACGCTCGACCGCTACCGCAACCTCCAGCGCCGGCGGCGACAGAGCGAAGAGGCGTTGTCGAGCGCGGCCCGGGATCTCCCGGCCCGAACCGTCGACGGAGCGGAGGTCGAACTGCTCGCGAACGTCGAGTTACCGGAGGAGCTGGACGACGTGCGGCGCTTCGGCGCATCTGGCATCGGTCTCTACCGCAGCGAGTTTCTGGTCCTCGACAAGACTCCCGCCGAGTTGCCTTCCGAAGAGGAGCACGTTGGAGTTGTACGCCAGCTCCTCAAGGCGCTGGCGCCGCAGCCGGTGGTGGTGCGGACCCTGGACCTCGGCGGCGGCAAGGTCGCGCGCGGCCTCGTACCCCAGGACGAGGAGAACCCGGTGCTGGGTCAGCGGGGCATTCGGTTGACCCTCGCCCGCGCGGACGTCTTCCGCACCCAGTTGCGCGCACTGTTCCGAGCGGCGTCCTTCGGCAACCTGCGCATCCTGGCACCGATGGTGACCGCGGTCGAGGAGATCCGGGAGTTGCGCCGTCTCTGCGACGACGTCTGCGCAGAACTCGAGGCCGAGGGCGCCCAGCACCGGCGGCACGTTCAACTCGGCGCCATGGTGGAGGTACCGGCCGCCGTGCTGATTGCCCGCCAGCTAGCCGCGGAGGTCGACTTCCTGTCCATCGGCACGAACGACCTGATCCAATACACGCTGGCCGTCGATCGCACGAACGAGCATGTGGCGGACCTCTATCAACCGCTGCACCCTGCGGTCTTGAGAATGATCCAGCTCGTCGTCGAGGCGGGCCGGAGGCAACAGGTGCCGGTGGCGCTGTGCGGCGAAATCGCGGCCAGCCCGGAGTGCGTGCCGCTCCTGCTCGGGCTGGGCCTGAGGCAGCTCTCGATGAGTCCCCGGGGCATTCCCAGGGTCAAGGAGGTCGTGCGTTCGCTCGACATCTGCGACGCGGAGGAACTCGCGCGCCGTTGCGTCGCCGCGTCGACGGCCGAAGAGGTCGGGGACCTGCTCGGCGAGTCAGGCGCGGCGGTTGCGCACCACCGCGTACCGGTGCGGATCGGGTAG
- a CDS encoding HPr family phosphocarrier protein has product MMERVVEVVNELGLHARAAARLVQTAKQFRSDVVLRVAGRETEARSILGVLLLGAGRGSRLTVRCVGEDAQDALAAVCNLIESRFGEES; this is encoded by the coding sequence GTGATGGAGCGAGTGGTCGAGGTGGTCAACGAGCTCGGGCTGCACGCACGCGCGGCCGCCAGACTGGTCCAGACGGCCAAGCAGTTCCGATCCGACGTCGTGCTGCGTGTGGCCGGGCGCGAGACCGAGGCGCGCAGCATCCTGGGCGTCCTGCTGCTGGGAGCCGGACGGGGTTCCAGGCTGACCGTTCGCTGCGTAGGCGAGGACGCGCAGGACGCGCTGGCGGCGGTTTGCAACCTGATCGAGTCCCGGTTCGGCGAGGAGTCATGA
- the rapZ gene encoding RNase adapter RapZ yields MSESPVRLFVITGLSGSGKSTVARCFEDLGHHCIDNLPLPLLRHLVREPALAAPGLDPIVLVTDLRTPGLAEELPRLLDEADPDLVEPVLIFLDSSDDVLVRRYSETRRRHPLTGEGERVIDGIRRERQMLLELRGRAARVFDTTDSTIHELRAAIYDQFASSDAGGLTVNIVSFGFKFGVPAGVDLMFDVRFLPNPYFVSELREKPGTDPAVQGFLHGHEAFAELVDRLESLLSYLLPRFRDENRSYLTVGIGCTGGRHRSVAVSEAMADRLAADAWQIRLQHRDVERNRSRVSGT; encoded by the coding sequence GTGTCTGAGTCACCAGTCCGCCTGTTCGTGATCACCGGCCTTTCGGGTTCGGGCAAGAGTACGGTCGCCCGATGCTTCGAGGACCTCGGCCATCACTGCATCGACAATCTGCCGCTGCCCCTGCTGAGGCACCTCGTGCGCGAGCCGGCCCTCGCCGCGCCGGGACTGGATCCGATCGTCCTGGTCACCGACCTGCGCACACCCGGCCTGGCTGAGGAACTGCCGCGCCTCCTCGACGAGGCGGATCCGGACCTGGTCGAGCCGGTGCTGATCTTCCTCGACAGTTCCGACGACGTACTGGTCCGGCGGTACTCCGAAACCCGCCGTCGGCATCCTTTGACCGGCGAAGGGGAGCGTGTGATCGACGGTATTCGGCGGGAGCGGCAGATGCTGCTCGAACTGCGGGGGCGTGCCGCCCGCGTGTTCGACACGACCGACTCGACGATCCATGAGCTCCGCGCCGCGATCTACGACCAGTTCGCCTCGAGCGATGCTGGCGGACTCACCGTGAACATCGTGAGTTTCGGGTTCAAGTTCGGCGTTCCCGCGGGCGTCGATCTGATGTTCGACGTGCGGTTCCTGCCGAACCCCTACTTCGTCTCCGAACTGCGCGAGAAGCCGGGAACCGACCCTGCGGTCCAGGGTTTTCTGCATGGCCATGAGGCGTTCGCCGAACTGGTCGACCGACTGGAGAGCCTGCTCTCGTATCTCTTGCCGAGATTCCGTGACGAGAACCGCAGCTACCTCACGGTCGGCATCGGGTGTACTGGCGGGCGGCACCGATCGGTCGCGGTCTCGGAGGCCATGGCGGACCGGCTGGCCGCGGATGCCTGGCAGATCCGTTTGCAGCACCGGGACGTGGAGCGCAACCGTTCGAGGGTGTCGGGCACCTGA